The window TTGAGCATTGCATGCTCTGACACCACATATCTAATTCAGGTATGTCCTTCCCATGccaaacatttacacacataacTACACATAACTACAACAACGACACTCCACAGATAAAAATTACAAGGTTATAAATGATAAGATGCatataagacatttttttaagtaattgtaAGTGTCTCTAGCtcatattgttttgctgtgtcaTGCCAAGCACTAGGTCACCTCTAAAAACGCTGCAAACCAAAGTGGAGCAGTGTCAGTGAGTAAGCATTTTACACCTACCTTGCAGCTTCTGCATCACATTGGCAATATCCCGAGCAGTTTGTCCGTAGTGCCTGGGTGATGCCATGCTGCTATCCTGAGGTCACTGAAGTCACGTCCCAACTCCAGTGCGTCACCCTGGCAGGGCTCTCATGCTGTGACAAGTCCTCAGATTGGACTGCAGTAGTTTTGTGTTTGAACACTGACTGCAGGCTATCAAGGCTGAATGACGTTCATGTTGCTGTATTTCTCTTTCCAAGTCATCCCTGTTGCAGTGGCAGGCTGCAATCCTCACACTGATGGAAGCTCCTCCCTCTGATGATGATGTAagtgcatacagtatgtgtgtatgcgaGCAATCACATACAGTATGCCTTTCACTTCTGCAGACAACACAGCTTCCTGGTCTGCATGCACTGCCACCTGCTGTCCAATCAAAGGGGATGGCTCTTCCTTCTCACTGAGACATCAGGACCAATAGCATGCCAGGTATCTTATAATGCCAActggtgctgctgtgtgttgtgtttgggaGCGTGGGAGAGAAAGTGTTTCCCAGCAAGTGACTGAGAGACACAACAAAGGAAGAATAGGACAGAATTAGCTGCAGCAAACCTCACCTCTGATGGCAGCAACACACTTCTCACCCTATGTTAAAGGTAAAAATCCACCCTGAAACAGAATAGACATTATAATGTTCCTGTTGCCAAATCAGAGTTTAAGGACTTAAACTGATGATTTCAGGTGACACTTTGTTGGGTTGCTTCAAATTTATTAGAGACTGCTTTATCAATTTTTCCTGGTCACCTTCTTGCTCACCCTATTGTTAGTAATATTGTTTTGGCTTTCAAAGGGGTCCccttttaattaatgaattaatttaattataaccTTCTCTTGTAATGCGGGGTGCTGTTGTTGGTGGAAGGTTAGGCttggagtgaaaaaaaaggtgacctGTAAACCAGCAGTATgttcattgtttgtttatgttttgcactgataattttttttaaacaaaaacgaCAAAAATATTACTTCTATATGACTGGGTAATTGGAGCAAAACATGATAACTCCTTGAAAAGTCACAAGAAATTGTACACAAAAGGAAAGCCTAAATACAACAGATAACAAATAACTATTATAGAACAAACCAGTAGAGACAAATTCAAAGCATGGCAAGACTTACAAAAATTAGGTCagtgttaaatgttttgaaacaaGATGGGCTAAATGGCTATGCTATGGAAATTGAAATCATGGTGGCAATTGAGGAAATTAATGTTTTCGGGTAAGTGTAGATTGGTGGATGTATACATTATATATGTACATCAATGTACGAATATGTATGGTTATTTAGCTATAATTTATGTTTGGTTATCTTGTAAATTCCTACTGAGTTTCTCTGAGAtgtactttcctttttttctttcattttttgattatatcttaatacagttattttatctttattactTGAAGGACTAAAACTAGAAAAGTATGATGGATGAACCCAATAATGATGTAACTCTTGTACTGATGAGGATAAAGTATTTAagtaaagcataaaaaaagttttatttggaTGCTGGGCTTCCAGCTGTGACTCAGAAAATGTCCTTGTATCTTAGTGTGCTCTCCCAGTTTGCTGTGGGTTGCTCTGCTTATTGAGCCGCTCCAGGATTTATCTCATGACATCATCGTTTCCATCTTCTCCACTGCTGCTTGAGTTTAAGAGGGATTTGTTCTAATTTACAAATCAAAACCTGGGCAACAACTTCTCTAAAATCCTAATGGGAATTTAACacttgagtgatttttttcctttcaaaataaaatgttaggACATATAAATTTAGTAGTCTGAAAGACAATCAGTGATACAAGTAAACAGTCGATCAAAACACACCCCTGCCAATAAAATCTCCCCAAAACTCTATATCCGATATATGCTACAGCACAGCAGATCAATGCCACTCTCTGAAATGCAGGCGGGAGGTGTGATGAACCACTCTGCTCTGAGCACTTATCGCGATGTGTAATCCCATTAGACAAGTCCTTTCATCATCATCTCAGGAGAGCTCTTAGAGGAGCTGAAAGGGGAGCTACACAGCTCCGGCCAGAGCCTCATTCAGCAAAGTGAGAGACGGAGGAGTGGGCAtgaaaaatatagataaattattattgatttcaGATCCTGAGCTCAATTTTGGTGAATGAATGATACTGAATAAATGCACAGATGTAGTACATGCTGAATTCAATCTGTTGTGACGACAGTGTAGTGCAATCTGCTTCTAGGATTAATTTATGGGATGGCTTTATGTTAATAAGCTTGTGGCATTAGCAGCAGGGGACTGAGGGTGATTTTATGGATGTGAATCTACATGACAACAGAACAGCTATCCACAAGCTATTTGTAAGACCAGGTTTCTTGATCTCTGCATTGACTATGCTCTCTTTTGAAGCTTTGCTTTGTACCGTTTGTCTACAGTGACTGAGTAAACACGATGCTCACTAGGGGGAAAAACACTCTTTGCCAGAAATGATGTAGGGGGAGGGTTGATAATTCAGATTTAGGAAATGTTGAACGTGAAAAACTCAATCATTCTCAAAAGAAGGCAACAGCATATTATAGGATATTCCTGGCAAAGCTAAACACTAAATAAATTCTCTATGCAAGTTAATTGTTGTCAATAAAAATGACGATAAGTTATGGCCTGTATATGCCATATACAAGACAAAAATGCATATAATCAATGCAAATTACCTACCTACCCAACCACAACTATTACTGCAGATCAATTACCTTGGTAATTTGACCTCAACCCACTCAGTAACAACTAAATCATCACTTTATCTTAATAAATGCATACAATAACCTAACCACTTTGTAGTCATATTCACAGAATCAGCTGTTTGACTTGCCTGTGTTATAAACTGTGGGATTGGCTAGCTCCTCTGCAGCAGGGACGGACTGCTGATTCCTACATTTTTACGCAGCTCAGCTTGGGGTGACCTCTACCGTCCAGTGCCCCTCAGCTCCAAATGCATTCAGCAGAGGGGAGAGCAGACGTTGCTGCAGCAGAGGGGAGCAGAAAGCAGAGACAAAGCACACAGGTCAATAGGAAATCTTCCTGTAGTGGCCAGACTCTTCCCCCATTAAGATCTGTTTCTTATCTAATCATTGCACAGGCAGAGAGCTGGGACCATGACGGCCCGTGTGGTAATCTCATCCATGCATAGTCAGCAGTTTCCTAAAATCTCATTAGAAAGTTTGTTGTCAACCTGCATGTCAAAATCAACATAATGCAAAAGAGAGAAATGCTGCTCAGTAACTCTATTTTATGTACTGCAAATAAGATGTCTACATAAGCCATTTAATCTAGTACTGATTTTTCCTTAAGCAAAAATGAATCTTTTAGACTTGCAAATGATgttaaattaaagttatttgTGTAGACCAATGTAGACCAAGGTTTTAAGACATCAAAAATATGCAGATTTAACTCTTTCAATCCCCCTCTAAATAGGTTTTGACtggaaatattgcaaaaaacacacatgaaatcTGTGCCTTACGACCAATCCCcattaaactgaaaaatgtacataagggtgtttttttatttgctttaaatgtGGAGGATGATGTTGTGCATGTATGCAATATAATAATCAGCAGCACTGTAGCCCAGCAAGCACACTGTATGGAACatgaaaacaagcaatttgcatgtaaatatgttACCATGGCTCATACAttatctctgcagaaaaatgcagtttttttgcttaCGTGGATGGGTTTTAttcctttcatttttaatatttgtgtagTCTGCATGTTTAATGGTCAGGTTGGGGTGTACCTGCTCTCTGATGCCTTTAGGCCAGTGATGACATGCTATGAAGTTATCCTGGAGTATAACTCCATCTACTGGTGAAAGAGGAAACAAAGTGGAGACTGTCAAGACTCTGTGTCTGGTGGTTGGCTAAGACTCTCAACATATCCAAATCTAACTGACTACAGTgcttttaaacaaaacacaaaatataacttATCCCTCTTCCTTCTGTATTATCTTAGTTTATCATTCATTTGTGCAAAGCAAATTTCCTTTGGGGCAATAAaggttttcattcattaatttatgcATAAGTGTTGTCTTGCAGTGACAAAGTTTCAGTTTAGGACACTTATAAGATATATTGATTTATCAAATCTAACAACATGGAAAATCCTTACTGTTCTGtatgtttctttaaacataGCAATAATGGTCCCCGTTAATGCGGGCAATGTCAAAAATCTAGAGACttcgtttatttttttttctccgtctcTATTTTGCCATTGCTTTGTTTACCTTGCTcgtttactttttgttttaattatggtATTTAAccttggtttatatttattattaatactgatttgtgatctttttctttacttagtATGCTGAACATGGACAtggaaggacaaaaaaagataaGTATGTGATTGGGTTGTAAACATCTCCAATGTGCTGTATGTTGTatgtgtgagttttttttcatattgaataaattaaaagttcaacaaaaaaaacagcaataatagaaTACATCTTTCATTGCTGCCTTCATCCTTGAAGTCCTTACAGAAAGCTAAGATTTAATATCTTGCTGCACACTGTGATTTCCCATCACTCTACCCAGTGACATTTTGATAAAGGCCATGAACTTTAGTTATGAAGCTCAAAGAATGTCTCCTCCACCTATCAGCCCGTTACACTCCCTCCAATTACTctataataaaacacaatggcCACACATACCCTACTTCACAGTGTTAAGGGTGTTAGTTGGTTATTTTGGACAGGTTTTACAACACAGCGACAATTAAAGGAAGTGCCTTTGGTTGGGCTATTCTGTCTCTATTTATTTGCGAGCCAGAGAGCTGAAGCTTGTCAGCTTCTTGGTATAATACACTCACAAAGACATTGCATCAAATCTGAGAATTTTTCATCCTAGTGGACAAGATCAAAAGGTTGGCTTGATCAGTAGTAGACAACGTATTTAGATCTTTTACTCGATTAAAAGTAGTAATACTGCAATGAAAGAATGCTCCTCTTCTTACTGAAAAGAACTCATCACTCACATAGAGACTATTTGTATCGTCACAGCTCAactctcatttattcagtccaGTGTGCTCGGTGCTTCCTAAACACAAACATAGTAGAGGTAAAACTTATCTATATTcacttcaaagccagacttaaATTCTaagtttttgtatgtttgtctgtttggaaatgtgtttgggaagtactaaGGCTACAACTGgaaaaatgagacttggattatactgcatgagttgtgtgagactttgtaaaaaggtattttaacatagttttgctgttgttaaatgtgatccccaatcaatcaataaatcaatacatttgCCATTATCTGTGAgagcatgcgagaaaaacaaagtgttctTCAAAAAAGCTCATGAGGCATGACTGATTGATTTACAAATTGTctttttgtgggtgaagtattcctttaagtaaaagaaataaaaattttagtatcaaaatatacttaaagtcccaaaaagtaaaagtactcattctGTAGAATGGCCCATTTTAGAATCAAGTATTGTTGAATATTACTGAAATATAATTAGTGATGAAGTAACctatttgcaaattgcaaaaatgcatttgagtagaaagtagcataaaattgaaacacttaaataaagaacaagtacctcaaaattgtacttaagttcAGTAATAAGTCAcaagttacattccaccactgggcTTGATTAATTTTGAGGTTGAATTCAAAGATGAAGGATGTTTTATGATCAACTCTGGAGAGTAAAATCAAAAGCTGATGAGGCAAACGGGGCTGGTCTACATTAGAAGCATACCAATATGACTACTTGCATCCTTCTCTCTGACTATAGTGATGACATTGCAGATTTGACTTGGAGGGGATTAAAATAATGCTGACTGTGGGATCATGAAAGGAGTAACATGGGTAACTGAtttgtgaaagtaaaaaaaaaaaaggttggtgCTTTAAATGAGTAGCTGTGCTGTTTTCTATCTTATCaaacttcagtgtttttactggatCTCTCCAAGTGGGAAAGGACCAGACATCCAAAGCAGGCACCGCTGCTGACCTGGCAAACACTGTGGAAAGACTGAGCTTACTAACAAAGACGCTGGAAATCAGAACAGGCAGATATCCAGacagtgtatttaaaaatacaccagAGTTACGTTATGTTTTGCATCATTACGACTGAGTATTAAAAGCACTTACAGGATTGCAATCATCAATTCCAGCTGCGGTTTTGCCTTCAACACCCATTTCAGGCCTATAACTGCTGGCGCAGCTTATGGCAAaactgtggtctctgtggtgaAAGGAAGAAACACGAGagattgacatttttatcatttttgaaaGGAAACTAAAATATTGTTGGACTTTCCTCGTGGTGAAATCTTAAGTACAGAGTCTTTTGGCACTTTGGTGATTTAACATTAATCAACCTGAAGGAAATGATGGGAGAGGAAGTGATTATAGCAACACCCCGTCTCCCCACCTCCAGGATCTCTGTCCTGGATAGATAAGCCACTCCTGTTGCTAATTTCAAGcagaaaagcaggaaatgtgACAGTGTAGTTTTCCGCTTCCATAAACAAGACGAATGCCAGAGTTTGCCGCCAGTCCTGTGCGCCTCTGGGCTGAGTCTCCCTCTGAGGGAGACACACATACGGACAGAGAAAGTGAGCAAAGGACGAGAGAGGGGGGAAAGTGACAGAACAGGAAAGAGGGGAGGCAGAAGACAGGAAAACCCatcagaggaaaagagagacgAGCAAGAActgacagaagaggaggagaagggagaagaagagagagtaAAAAGACAGACTGGAGTGAGTAGcagtctctcttcttctccttgaAGTCATGGCCGAGAACAACACAAATCTCTTTTTGGAAATACTTCAGTCTTTTGATGCTGGTGAGTTTTTTCTAACTTCCCTTCTCTTTTAGCTAGTCTTTAATGTGGTTTCTCTGATTGGCATCGTTGTTCTCTCAGGAATTAAAGCTTTAATCACCTCTGGGAGAGACACAATATGTGGGCTTGATTCCCTTTGAAGATCATTtaagaaaatcaaaaagaaacCTTCTTGCAACTCCGAATGTATAAGGTTCTGACAtgttatttttagtgttttttttcttcagttttcccAAATGTCATTTCCAGATGACTTTTGACCAGtgtctcctttcctttttccaaaagtaagagaaaataaGCTGCTATGGAAATATGGGCTGGTAGCACAGCGGGTTCAGTCTGTTTAACGCTTAACTGTATTGAAAGgaaattgatttgttttccGTGGCAGTGGTCCAAAGGATTTGTCTTAGACGCTgcattctctctcttctctcaaGCACGCTTATGTGGGCACTCCTGCTTCCAAGGCAGAGAAGCAATGAGCAAAAagtcagtgccttttttttgtgagaatGAAATGCAATCACTTTGTTGTTTCCAAAGTACTTGCTCAAGTGAACATGAAAGAGGAAAGCCTATTATTTTGTCAAAGGGCACCATCTTGCAAGACAATGTTGGCAATCCTCCATTTGCgacaaacagatgttttttgtaaTCTTGGTTAAAGCACAGATTCTAATTGAAATTCCTTCCATTCTCAGGGGATAATAAAAAAGGTCATTTAGATGTATTGCATGTGCATAGTTATTATCAAACTCTTGTTTCTTACATCAAACCTGAAGAGTAAATAAGTTAATGAGGCAGAAGAGATAGAAACACATCGAGTACAGACCCAGAATATGAAGGGTGTTTGTTAAAGGTCCATCTAAAACATAAGCAGATCTGGAGATTAGAAGATCTGTTCAACACTGTTGGCAAGAAGGCCAGCAGTGGGACAGTTTTTCTGAAGCCAAAATTTGAAGTGGACTTTTTATTTGATGCCTGCAAGATCTTTAGGAGGCAGGTATCATCTTCACTCAATCCATCAAGGACATGTCCAAGATAAAGGGTTGTGAATGTTGTTCTGATGTGGCAACCTAAAGTTTTTGAGAAAGTCTGAATAGAAGGACAAGACCAGAAAATATGAGCATGATCAACCATGGTGTCTTCACACTTCGTCCAGCGGCATAGCTGAGTGCCAGTTTGTTTAGACTTCTGTTTGGGCGTGatgaaaaatcaaatcaaatgatcGTTTTTGATAAGTGTTTCTCTCTTCTCAGTCCCTCTGATCATAGCTTTCTTTGTGTCCATGGCGGTGGGCCTGGTCTTGGGTGCCCTGGTTTATGTACTCTTGACCTGGATGTCCCGACGCAGAGCAGGCTCTGCCAGCATCACCCGCCGCCCTCCTCGCCAATCGCGCACGTCTCCCCGCAACCGTCCGGGCTTTAACCGCAACAGCAGCTACGACAGGCGCAGCAACAACAGTTTGGTCAGCGCTGCTTTCAGCTTCCACCGCCAAACTTCCTCCCCAGATCACCTCGACCCACTGGGGCACAAATCAAGCTTCAGGGCCTCCACCTTCCACCCTCTCCTCCAGTGCAGCCAAATTGCacgagaggcagaggaggggagCCAAACGACGCTTCCTCGTACGCCAACACTGACCACATCAACTGGATCGGCTCAAACAGCAGCCCAGCCAGCTGCCACCCCACCCAGACCTGAGTCATTTTGGGGGAACAATGGCCTGAGGGGTTTCCATGCAACACAGACCCCACCTCCAGCTTATGAGAGCATTATTAGAGCTTATCAGGAAACTTGCACCTGAGAGGAGTGGAAGCACCTGGCTAAATGAGCCCAGAGCTGTACATggatttaaaaattatattggACTGGATCTGTTTTGATTTATATGACCAGGTAGAGTGGAGTGAACAAGGGCACTAAGTCAATTTTGTGTGCTGCTTAACACAATAACACTCTGAATCATCAATTAGTTTTGTATGTCTGTTGGTATGTTAATGTATATCTGGTGTTGACATAAGCATACTTGCCTTTCATCATTcaatactttgaaaaatatttaacctTTGTCTATTGATACTCTTAACAATTAGGCAATGGCTGCTTATGACCAGAAATTATTCTGCTTAAAAATAAGCAGTTTGTATTTTGTGGTGATTGACATCCGTGTAtgctatttttgtttaattcagACAAGGCAAAAGTCTACAAATGCACACTAGTGACTGGGCAATGCTGCAAGGCAAGATGTCTCCTGTGTCCCTGCTGATTAACTAATAACTATGCAAAAGAGAGAATGATGACGTGTACCCCAAAGGAAGACGAATGTTTGTGTGCTGACTTGTTACTAATAAGTTGTGTCATTGACACATCTATGCAAAACCTGGTGGAGACAGCTATAAACTTGTTTGATGTTATATTGCTGTCTCACACGTGTTTTTTACAGGGCTGTGGTATGTTGGTGAGTGTGGcatttaaagtaattaagtgtgtctgtgtctgcatgtatagtactgtatgtgtgagagagacaagAAAAGTAGGGCATTAGGTGTCAGAAGtttttgtattatatatttgaatgtAATTTACTGAACTCATAAGTTAATGCAATAAAAGCTGCAATCAAAAGCATGACATCTGAgttttacatacaaaacatgTCGTCTATGTGTGAGGACAAACAAAGCAGCGCCCTTATCTTCAGGGTTCCTACAATTTTTCAtgggcaaaatttcaaaacttgacTTTTcaccatgacttttcaagaatCTTGCCgagcatttttcaaacacatcagattcaaactcaGAATTTCAGCTAACTTGCATACTCAAAAAGAGAGGGGGGACaagagaaaattaagaaacGTGCACAatgttaaacaaaatgtcatcacataTTGACACACATTAGTGCAATCTcatcaacagctacagaaaataaatttgacatTGTTATAGAACATGAAAGTTTATCAACAGAATATTACTGTGACaattttattacacacacaacaaaattcagtctcttttccaaaacttttaatgttttttactaattacatTACTTTCCAgatttttcatgactgtggtgCCCTGTATCCTATGGACATAACATAAACACTTGTAAAACACTCAAATCCAATATGATCGTCGTAAATACAAATACTACCTCAGAGAAGGTacttatatttgattttgttaacCTCATTGGATAAATGTTGACAGTATTTAGATTGTGATGTTCTTCACTGGTGGGAATAATAAGGGAACTACCTCATTAAAAATATCCAATAgaatataaatgtaacaaaacacCACACCTGACTTCATGTCAATTAATCAGTGCCGCTGCATCAAAGTTGTCCTCTAAACATTATTACCTTGACATAATGTATAGATTTTGTGCACTGTTGTTGCAATGGACTGCATTATTCTGATGCTTGACTTTCAGACAGATTACTTTTATGTCCAGTCTGACTACTGTTCCTGAATGGGGAAACTTCTAAAACACAATTAAGTTTGGTACAAGACTGAAGAAAGAGCCACCCGactaacaacaaaagcaatttatcaattttttttgcattaaaaaaaatttcaaaaaaaagggacaataAAGAATATTCCTAATTATTGTAatgattcttgttttttttttgttatttatttattatttttatttttttattattatttaggttGTTGTATTATTATGACTTTACTCGAATAGCACTTATCTAAACAAGGTTACAAAATGCTCCACACATTTCGCCGCATACGttaagtatattttttgtttatgtttcgttatttgtttgttttctgatcGCGTCGGTTGCGACAGATGACGTGTTATTTGTGAGACGGGTTTTCGTTTTGTTTATGAACACCGGGCGCTGCAGCGGCGGCTGACCGAGCACATCACGGTAGTCCTTTCAAAGCTCGTCAGTCGATAAATAAGGTAACGTCACTGTTCAACAACTTAAACAAAAGGTGAACTGAATGGTTCAGCTCAGTGACTAACAGTCAGTGAGCCGGCAGAGAGCTCTGAAAGTGAAACGTTAGCCCAAAGCTAAATCTTTGGTAAGTTAGTGTTAGCTAACTGTAGATGTAGCTTGACCCATTGTTACAGTTTAACTCGAGTGTTTCTGCTAACGTTAGCGTTATTAAGGGTGACACGGCTTGCTT is drawn from Plectropomus leopardus isolate mb chromosome 16, YSFRI_Pleo_2.0, whole genome shotgun sequence and contains these coding sequences:
- the myct1a gene encoding myc target protein 1 homolog, whose product is MAENNTNLFLEILQSFDAVPLIIAFFVSMAVGLVLGALVYVLLTWMSRRRAGSASITRRPPRQSRTSPRNRPGFNRNSSYDRRSNNSLVSAAFSFHRQTSSPDHLDPLGHKSSFRASTFHPLLQCSQIAREAEEGSQTTLPRTPTLTTSTGSAQTAAQPAATPPRPESFWGNNGLRGFHATQTPPPAYESIIRAYQETCT